A window from Drosophila kikkawai strain 14028-0561.14 chromosome 2L, DkikHiC1v2, whole genome shotgun sequence encodes these proteins:
- the Spindly gene encoding protein Spindly — protein sequence MYNNLDLKALAVDDIVEEYKLLHQRHQHLKTQSDQDAQRIHELKRNLDTALAAEAYLTQELEQLSSQPQPNNTGGDSQELEDLRRKYRILQEEQESLQQDYDQKAEEGKTLKKLLEAKEKELLERASLSSRDLHEECAARVNALELENSEMMQKLADYEENSVKITLSVAEKDNTLECLADRVSCLEQNLNCKRDELEEKLQLLESCQEQLVDANAKIALLTSAPENNERKGNSLFAEVDDQRQAMKQLLAAQKKSYLEMKKTYADSQFEIRRLKRENVAMHSELQACSTIFCSADKTYRSKLNERIRYLMATNDSLEKQLKLSQERLRDLAKDKAVNWLDSMLDFCKRETHELKTQVHSLRIQKAGLEDQMRSVQQEMARWRFESLKSRCVLIDRENLLTEHKIGFKPMQAMEFNIQEEELKAALPRIATPLAVNAPPEIPKKEEIIILETPIEKDLTLSEEIPVEIKKEPGFKPLEKLEGVKTIMGFKIKREEVSLGEEKDQENVSKEALEIKEELKDFDPHKEAPLIKEEIPQETLEEIPQEPLEDMPKPQMKGTPVRGLLNPLKNKNQQDSPELQKDLNQNEVQEEIQLETLPKPLMKGTPVKHLLGSLKVKSNEELLYQKEEPAKPQRRGTPVKKLNFLNNKTESDDEEEKFTPSKSKTGAIEILDSPTPQKPQRKGTPVRLAVIKDENVRSILSKKRDIFAEDSHKVVKFSESDPTIHNLSPVELAAAKENEKPTETEDVKDIKPAIRRPIVRRIVVSSRKATMK from the exons ATGTACAACAACCTGGACCTGAAAGCCCTCGCCGTGGACGATATTGTGGAGGAGTACAAGCTGTTACACCAACGCCACCAGCATTTGAAGACGCAAAGCGACCAGGATGCCCAGAGAATCCATGAACTCAAGCGCAATCTGGACACTGCCCTGGCTGCAGAGGCTTATCTCACCCAAGAACTGGAACAGCTTAGCTCTCAGCCGCAGCCGAACAACACTGGCGGGGATTCACAAGAGCTGGAGGATCTGCGACGCAAGTATCGCATCCTGCAAGAAGAGCAGGAATCCCTGCAGCAGGATTACGACCAGAAGGCAGAGGAGGGGAAGACTTTAAAGAAGCTACTAGAGGCTAAGGAAAAGGAGCTGTTAGAGCGAGCCAGCTTGAGTTCCAGGGATCTCCATGAGGAGTGTGCGGCGCGTGTGAATGCCTTGGAGCTGGAGAACTCCGAAATGATGCAAAAGTTGGCGGATTACGAGGAGAACAGTGTGAAGATTACGCTTTCAGTGGCTGAGAAGGAT AACACCCTTGAATGCCTGGCCGATCGTGTGAGTTGCCTGGAACAGAATCTCAATTGCAAGCGCGATGAGCTGGAGGAGAAACTCCAATTGCTGGAGAGCTGCCAGGAGCAGCTGGTGGATGCCAATGCCAAGATAGCCTTGCTTACCTCGGCTCCTGAGAATAATG aACGCAAAGGCAACTCCTTGTTCGCCGAGGTGGATGACCAAAGGCAGGCCATGAAGCAGCTTTTGGCGGCTCAGAAAAAGAGTTATTTGGAAATGAAAAAGACCTATGCGGATAGCCAGTTTGAAATAAGACGCTTAAAACGTGAAAATGTGGCTATGCACTCAGAGTTACAGGCTTGCAGCACTATTTTTTGCAGTGCAGACAAGACATATAGaa GCAAGTTAaacgaacgcattcgctatttAATGGCCACCAATGACAGCCTGGAAAAGCAGCTAAAACTCTCACAGGAGCGCCTGCGTGATTTGGCCAAAGACAAGGCAGTCAACTGGCTGGATTCAATGTTGGATTTCTGCAA ACGCGAAACCCATGAGCTGAAGACCCAGGTTCACAGTTTGCGCATACAAAAGGCTGGACTAGAGGATCAAATGCGTTCGGTGCAGCAGGAAATGGCACG CTGGCGCTTTGAGTCTTTGAAATCCCGCTGCGTGCTCATAGATCGTGAAAATTTGTTGACAGAGCACAAAATTGGCTTTAAACCCATGCAGGCCATGGAGTTTAATATACAGGAGGAGGAACTTAAGGCTGCTTTGCCAAGAATAGCAACTCCTTTGGCTGTTAATGCTCCACCTGAAATCcctaaaaaagaagaaattataatactgGAAACACCTATTGAAAAGGATCTAACTTTGTCTGAAGAAATTCCTGTGGAAATTAAAAAGGAGCCTGGCTTCAAACCCTTGGAGAAACTTGAAGGTGTTAAGACCATAAtgggttttaaaattaaaagggaAGAAGTTTCTTTAGGAGAAGAAAAAGACCAGGAAAATGTGTCAAAAGAAGCTCTTGAAATTAAAGAAGAGCTAAAGGATTTTGATCCCCATAAAGAGGCTCCCTTAATTAAGGAAGAAATACCCCAAGAAACCCTTGAAGAAATACCCCAAGAACCCCTTGAAGACATGCCCAAACCCCAAATGAAAGGCACACCTGTCAGGGGTCTCCTGAATCccctaaaaaacaaaaaccaacaaGACTCCCCTGAGCTCCAAAAAGATCTAAATCAGAATGAAGTCCAAGAAGAGATACAATTGGAAACCCTGCCCAAACCCTTAATGAAAGGCACTCCCGTTAAACACCTTTTGGGCTCTTTGAAAGTCAAGTCCAACGAAGAATTACTTTACCAAAAAGAAGAGCCTGCTAAACCTCAACGCAGGGGTACTcctgttaaaaaattaaatttcttaaataacaaaacagAAAGTGATGATGAAGAGGAAAAATTCACACCCTCAAAGTCCAAAACTGGAGCCATAGAAATCCTTGATAGTCCCACGCCTCAAAAACCCCAGCGCAAGGGTACACCTGTACGCTTGGCTGTTATCAAGGACGAAAATGTGCGCTCCATTTTGTCCAAAAAGAGGGATATCTTCGCCGAGGACTCCCACAAGGTGGTCAAGTTCAGCGAGAGCGATCCCACCATTCACAATTTGAGTCCAGTTGAGCTGGCGGCAGCCAAGGAGAATGAGAAGCCTACGGAAACGGAGGATGTCAAGGATATAAAGCCTGCAATTCGAAGGCCTATAGTTCGTCGCATTGTTGTGAGTTCAAGGAAAGCCACAATGAAATGA
- the LOC108086066 gene encoding myosin heavy chain, clone 203 isoform X2 — MGMEKEQLDQTHSYVSLARRSSNLQDEISSSNTGLTFMEHSSPSVLQLPPKIGVKERDRDRDRDRDLDLSDGENYYEETNSEAIGSKLKEELSKYKQELKEYNETTKELEEKYMKINYELNEMQQKHDQFVEGRRKHPTSEVEMESEPDPEDPYYNSTSSATSKITIRRKSPQVLQSNTSFMTVLSGQSSYQDLARKKNLSSGRSSQQDRHPPKKSNVYDSGILETLANRVSKRSRKSQDQQEEYMKPQGFKNMYNVLNDVINMPKERKYKPERERDTGHVGQLLTTIQSLKSEQLQFRTVIQQQHERIADYHTRCVKAQEIMSTQKHEIDKLNANNKQLESSIYHDIDSLRCKIDTKLKSVSHLPKMMREEHTKYEKEAMQLKVKIDELGRRKQAAVNRLKAAERDLKIFKNYNASLKTEKTRLTRELSEMKEQLEQLQVSSKRQLSRHREQSEKQRRDLQKRIYDLELKLNRSQNSTSSLIQERDSLIAELQTQLHTLVHNFEVSQKHIRVLRRHIYSMTNPNGGVGINSSGAPGIGNGSQRPSLMRINQAGISTMTGRLGGPRMLKEKVQGQG; from the exons atggGCATGGAAAAGGAGCAGCTTGATCAGACCCACAGCTATGTCAGTCTTGCCAGGAGGAGCTCCAACCTACAGGATGAAATAAGTTCCAGCAACACCGGCTTGACCTTCATGGAGCACAGCAGTCCCAGTGTCCTGCAGTTGCCGCCAAAGATTGGCGTTAAGGAAAGGGATAGAGATCgtgatcgggatcgggatctaGATCTGAGCGATGGAGAAAACTATTATGAAGAGACCAACTCCGAGGCCATAGGCAGCAAACTCAAAGAGGAGCTGAGCAAGTACAAGCAGGAGCTCAAGGAGTACAACGAAACCACCAAGGAGTTGGAGGAGAAGTACATGAAGATCAATTACGAGCTGAACGAAATGCAGCAGAAGCACGATCAGTTTGTGGAGGGCAGGCGAAAGCATCCCACTTCGGAGGTGGAAATGGAAAGCGAGCCAGATCCCGAGGATCCCTACTACAACTCGACCAGCAGTGCCACTTCCAAGATAACCATCCGACGTAAGAGTCCCCAGGTGTTGCAGAGCAACACTAGCTTTATGACGGTTCTGTCGGGACAGAGTTCCTACCAGGACCTAGCCCGGAAGAAGAACTTGTCATCGGGTAGAAGCTCACAACAGGATCGTCATCCGCCAAAGAAGAGCAATGTCTACGATAGTGGGATTCTGGAAACTCTGGCCAATCGGGTTAGCAAACGAAGCAGAAAAAGCCAGGATCAGCAGGAGGAGTATATGAAGCCTCAGGGTTTTAAGAATATGTATAATGTGCTCAATGATGTGATCAATATGCCCAAG GAACGCAAGTACAAACCCGAAAGGGAACGGGATACCGGCCATGTTGGTCAACTCCTGACCACCATCCAGAGCCTGAAGAGCGAGCAATTACAGTTCCGTACCGtcatccagcagcagcacgagAGGATTGCCGACTATCACACCCGCTGTGTCAAGGCCCAGGAGATCATGAGCACCCAAAAGCATGAGATCGACAAGCTCAATGCCAACAACAAGCAGCTGGAATCAAGCATCTACCATGACATTGACTCCCTCCGTTGTAAGATCGACACCAAGCTCAAGAGCGTTTCCCATTTGCCCAAGATGATGCGGGAGGAGCACACCAAGTACGAGAAG GAGGCCATGCAACTGAAGGTCAAGATCGATGAGCTCGGACGCCGCAAGCAGGCCGCCGTCAATAGGCTAAAGGCAGCCGAAAGGGATCTCAAGATCTTCAAAAACTACAATGCATCTTTGAAGACGGAAAAGACTCGTTTGACGCGGGAATTGTCTGAAATGAAGGAACAGCTGGAGCAGCTCCAGGTGAGCAGCAAGCGGCAGCTTTCACGACACCGAGAGCAAAGCGAAAAGCAGCGAAGGGATCTGCAGAAGAGGATCTATGACCTGGAACTAAAGCTCAACAGAAGTCAGAACTCCACGTCAAGTTTGATCCAGGAGCGGGATAGCCTCATAGCCGAGCTCCAGACGCAACTCCATACGCTGGTCCACAACTTTGAGGTGTCGCAGAAGCACATCAGGGTCCTGCGACGACATATTTACTCCATGACAAATCCCAATGGTGGCGTTGGTATCAATTCCAGCGGTGCTCCTGGCATTGGGAACGGCTCCCAGCGACCTAGTTTGATGCGAATAAATCAGGCAGGCATTAGCACAATGACCGGACGACTCGGCGGCCCTCGAATGCTGAAGGAAAAGGTCCAGGGCCAGGGCTAG
- the IFT57 gene encoding intraflagellar transport protein 57 homolog: MQQEEGAAEKTQQQLQNFQSDDLLEKLKLLNYEKHLLKEFKLKPLSRFYFVKATNPGEQFYMFTLICWWLSKKLGKDMERPQEYDDPNTVAAKIIQMLEEIDVPVDFQPNKLIRGAGPICLMVLDVLSTQACKVAKVGFQRLHIAQEEEFLGDYLEDNAEIILEKLEDEQNAAALSDDSDMELEAHNFRQLNWLNRPQKKSIGDVNLDERNQELDARLSDHQEWHLELERVLPHLKVFVKADARDWRTHITQMDAFRSNIAEASETTQAQLKKLHSEFTFSLEKVESREKHLNNELQPLIQQFKELSIELSTIQYAQNQLQEDTEKQTAQLSEVMMEQELKKEEMERRGQVMSDGSSVQQIKKSIAKLKEDIAQLNLEVALLVHAHDQDIVVRQLLSDQQTTDLANNP, from the exons ATGCAGCAAGAAGAAGGCGCCGCCGAAAAAACccagcagcagttgcaaaacTTTCAATCGGATGACTTACtggaaaaactgaaattactCAATTACGAGAAACATTTGCTAAAGGAATTTAAACTCAAGCCTTTGTCGCGTTTCTATTTTGTAAAGGCCACAAATCCCGGCGAGCAATTCTACATGTTCACCCTGATATGTTGGTGGCTGTCCAAGAAGCTGGGCAAGGATATGGAGCGACCGCAGGAATACGATGATCCCAATACAGTGGCAGCCAAGATAATACAAATGCTAGAGGAGATT GACGTCCCCGTAGATTTCCAACCCAATAAGCTTATACGCGGCGCCGGACCCATTTGCCTCATGGTCCTCGATGTCCTCTCCACCCAGGCCTGCAAGGTGGCCAAGGTGGGTTTTCAGCGGTTGCACATTGCCCAGGAGGAGGAGTTCCTCGGCGATTATCTCGAGGATAATGCTGAGATTATCCTTGAAAAACTGGAGGATGAACAGAATGCCGCAGCCTTGAGCGATGACAGTGATATGGAGCTGGAGGCTCATAATTTCCGGCAACTCAACTGGCTGAATCGTCCTCAGAAAAAATCCATTGGCGATGTGAATCTAGATGAGCGGAATCAAGAGCTGGATGCCCGGCTGAGTGACCATCAGGAGTGGCATTTGGAGTTGGAGAGAGTCCTGCCACATCTTAAGGTCTTTGTGAAAGCAGATGCCCGTGACTGGCGGACGCACATCACCCAGATGGATGCCTTTAGGAGCAACATAGCAGAGGCCTCGGAAACCACCCAGGCTCAGCTCAAGAAGCTCCACAGCGAGTTTACTTTTAGTTTGGAGAAAGTCGAGAGCCGCGAGAAGCATCTGAATAATGAGCTACAACCTTTGATTCAACAGTTTAAGGAACTATCCATCGAGTTGTCCACGATTCAGTACGCCCAGAATCAACTCCAAGAGGATACGGAGAAGCAAACAGCGCAGCTCAGTGAGGTGATGATGGAGCAGGAGCTCAAGAAGGAGGAAATGGAGCGACGTGGGCAGGTCATGTCCGATGGAA GTTCAGTGCAACAGATCAAGAAATCGATCGCCAAGCTGAAGGAGGACATTGCTCAGCTCAATCTGGAGGTGGCTCTCCTGGTGCATGCCCACGACCAGGATATTGTGGTGCGGCAGTTGCTCAGCGATCAGCAAACCACCGATCTGGCAAACAATCCATAA
- the LOC108086066 gene encoding myosin heavy chain, clone 203 isoform X1, with protein sequence MGMEKEQLDQTHSYVSLARRSSNLQDEISSSNTGLTFMEHSSPSVLQLPPKIGVKERDRDRDRDRDLDLSDGENYYEETNSEAIGSKLKEELSKYKQELKEYNETTKELEEKYMKINYELNEMQQKHDQFVEGRRKHPTSEVEMESEPDPEDPYYNSTSSATSKITIRRKSPQVLQSNTSFMTVLSGQSSYQDLARKKNLSSGRSSQQDRHPPKKSNVYDSGILETLANRVSKRSRKSQDQQEEYMKPQGFKNMYNVLNDVINMPKERKYKPERERDTGHVGQLLTTIQSLKSEQLQFRTVIQQQHERIADYHTRCVKAQEIMSTQKHEIDKLNANNKQLESSIYHDIDSLRCKIDTKLKSVSHLPKMMREEHTKYEKVMRENCLLADKLHVLQQEAMQLKVKIDELGRRKQAAVNRLKAAERDLKIFKNYNASLKTEKTRLTRELSEMKEQLEQLQVSSKRQLSRHREQSEKQRRDLQKRIYDLELKLNRSQNSTSSLIQERDSLIAELQTQLHTLVHNFEVSQKHIRVLRRHIYSMTNPNGGVGINSSGAPGIGNGSQRPSLMRINQAGISTMTGRLGGPRMLKEKVQGQG encoded by the exons atggGCATGGAAAAGGAGCAGCTTGATCAGACCCACAGCTATGTCAGTCTTGCCAGGAGGAGCTCCAACCTACAGGATGAAATAAGTTCCAGCAACACCGGCTTGACCTTCATGGAGCACAGCAGTCCCAGTGTCCTGCAGTTGCCGCCAAAGATTGGCGTTAAGGAAAGGGATAGAGATCgtgatcgggatcgggatctaGATCTGAGCGATGGAGAAAACTATTATGAAGAGACCAACTCCGAGGCCATAGGCAGCAAACTCAAAGAGGAGCTGAGCAAGTACAAGCAGGAGCTCAAGGAGTACAACGAAACCACCAAGGAGTTGGAGGAGAAGTACATGAAGATCAATTACGAGCTGAACGAAATGCAGCAGAAGCACGATCAGTTTGTGGAGGGCAGGCGAAAGCATCCCACTTCGGAGGTGGAAATGGAAAGCGAGCCAGATCCCGAGGATCCCTACTACAACTCGACCAGCAGTGCCACTTCCAAGATAACCATCCGACGTAAGAGTCCCCAGGTGTTGCAGAGCAACACTAGCTTTATGACGGTTCTGTCGGGACAGAGTTCCTACCAGGACCTAGCCCGGAAGAAGAACTTGTCATCGGGTAGAAGCTCACAACAGGATCGTCATCCGCCAAAGAAGAGCAATGTCTACGATAGTGGGATTCTGGAAACTCTGGCCAATCGGGTTAGCAAACGAAGCAGAAAAAGCCAGGATCAGCAGGAGGAGTATATGAAGCCTCAGGGTTTTAAGAATATGTATAATGTGCTCAATGATGTGATCAATATGCCCAAG GAACGCAAGTACAAACCCGAAAGGGAACGGGATACCGGCCATGTTGGTCAACTCCTGACCACCATCCAGAGCCTGAAGAGCGAGCAATTACAGTTCCGTACCGtcatccagcagcagcacgagAGGATTGCCGACTATCACACCCGCTGTGTCAAGGCCCAGGAGATCATGAGCACCCAAAAGCATGAGATCGACAAGCTCAATGCCAACAACAAGCAGCTGGAATCAAGCATCTACCATGACATTGACTCCCTCCGTTGTAAGATCGACACCAAGCTCAAGAGCGTTTCCCATTTGCCCAAGATGATGCGGGAGGAGCACACCAAGTACGAGAAGGTAATGAGAGAGAACTGTCTACTGGCGGATAAGTTACATGTCCTCCAACAGGAGGCCATGCAACTGAAGGTCAAGATCGATGAGCTCGGACGCCGCAAGCAGGCCGCCGTCAATAGGCTAAAGGCAGCCGAAAGGGATCTCAAGATCTTCAAAAACTACAATGCATCTTTGAAGACGGAAAAGACTCGTTTGACGCGGGAATTGTCTGAAATGAAGGAACAGCTGGAGCAGCTCCAGGTGAGCAGCAAGCGGCAGCTTTCACGACACCGAGAGCAAAGCGAAAAGCAGCGAAGGGATCTGCAGAAGAGGATCTATGACCTGGAACTAAAGCTCAACAGAAGTCAGAACTCCACGTCAAGTTTGATCCAGGAGCGGGATAGCCTCATAGCCGAGCTCCAGACGCAACTCCATACGCTGGTCCACAACTTTGAGGTGTCGCAGAAGCACATCAGGGTCCTGCGACGACATATTTACTCCATGACAAATCCCAATGGTGGCGTTGGTATCAATTCCAGCGGTGCTCCTGGCATTGGGAACGGCTCCCAGCGACCTAGTTTGATGCGAATAAATCAGGCAGGCATTAGCACAATGACCGGACGACTCGGCGGCCCTCGAATGCTGAAGGAAAAGGTCCAGGGCCAGGGCTAG
- the LOC108086063 gene encoding leucine-rich repeat neuronal protein 2, producing the protein MTRSRQMTQCVFLVLVLPMILSHVLLGADAINDDDLVVSSGNVTNTTSSLSSPVTPSCVIRATLYVTPALARSSGDFGLPLDIDCSGNFSQELSPFDLGAQRVAGKRHVLLDGSQTPPLGVASYGLEYLDNCVDLESLEIYKFVGDETLKLSCGGAQLPNLTAVSFKDNELGALRAETFQDLPQLKRLELRKNSLKFLEILEGGQNLQELIIQDERDLLLKDNDFLRELTELRKLHLKNIKNIEDQFFNFLPENLTELLVENTPIQPGDLLLTQGISHLVNVSLTNCQLRSFSLEPPRNLEITHLNLSQNALKFLRLSFLDGPSSLKSLDLSKNQLKNLDIKWFSRMTSLERIFLQDNHFVTLSLLQLLTRIAPVTLYHLDLRSNELMSLKEGERTNAAYWNPQLRLLIDGNPWSCQWLLNFSHTQPQLFRLFQYSKYISHINVNGLSCLPQEAPTEPPAKLQRIMQVVINGSEASGAPVPVIHPPGNVSSFTVLYGNPVQLHRSQRQGALIIVFMLPLGIALLFLLLYLYLHCERLFHLSYYVSGLPCFGGGEKTSSRFVDHVDIVRYPIGNGSSPVDLEADPLPDGYETPVSGAASICNCTGNHRESACSRTHHVTYEALPAELPYQLYAEIKEDQDQEETEEMLGAKPTAPIYDHLSFEEEVMPKEKQEETREIS; encoded by the coding sequence ATGACCCGCTCGCGGCAGATGACGCAGTGCGTCTTCCTCGTTCTCGTTTTGCCAATGATTTTGTCACACGTGCTGCTGGGTGCTGACGCTATTAATGATGATGACTTGGTGGTGTCTTCCGGCAATGTCACAAATacaacatcatcattatcatctcCTGTTACTCCCTCTTGCGTCATCCGGGCGACGCTCTATGTGACGCCTGCGCTAGCCCGGAGTAGTGGTGACTTTGGCCTGCCCCTGGACATAGATTGCAGTGGAAACTTTAGCCAGGAGCTGAGTCCCTTTGATTTGGGAGCCCAGAGGGTGGCAGGGAAGAGGCATGTCCTTCTCGATGGCTCACAGACACCGCCGCTGGGAGTAGCTAGCTATGGCTTGGAGTATTTGGATAATTGCGTGGATCTGGAGAGTCTTGAAATCTATAAATTTGTGGGTGATGAGACCCTGAAACTGAGCTGTGGAGGAGCACAGCTGCCCAATCTCACAGCTGTTAGTTTCAAGGATAATGAATTGGGTGCTTTGAGAGCTGAGACCTTTCAGGATTTGCCACAACTGAAAAGACTTGAACTAAGGAAGAACTCTTTAAAATTTCTAGAGATCCTGGAAGGTGGCCAGAATCTACAGGAGCTCATCATACAAGATGAAAGGGATTTGTTGCTTAAAGATAATGACTTCCTTCGAGAGCTAACTGAATTAAGGAAATtgcatttgaaaaatataaaaaatatagaagatcaattttttaattttttgcctgAAAATCTAACAGAGCTTCTGGTAGAAAACACACCCATTCAACCAGGAGACTTGCTCTTAACCCAAGGCATATCCCACCTAGTCAATGTCAGCCTCACCAACTGCCAGCTAAGGAGTTTCTCCCTGGAACCACCAAGAAATCTGGAAATTACCCACCTCAACCTGAGCCAGAATGCCTTAAAGTTCCTGAGATTAAGCTTTCTGGATGGACCAAGCTCTCTGAAAAGTCTAGATCTTAGCAAgaatcaattaaaaaacttgGACATCAAGTGGTTTTCTAGGATGACCAGTCTTGAGAGGATTTTCCTGCAGGATAATCACTTTGTCACCCTGTCCCTCCTCCAATTGCTTACCAGAATTGCACCTGTGACTCTCTACCACCTGGATTTGAGATCCAACGAGTTGATGAGCCTCAAGGAAGGGGAAAGAACCAACGCTGCCTATTGGAATCCCCAACTACGACTTCTGATCGATGGCAATCCTTGGAGCTGCCAGTGGCTATTGAATTTTTCACACACTCAACCGCAGCTTTTCCGGCTTTTCCAATATTCCAAATACATTTCCCACATCAATGTGAATGGCCTGAGTTGCCTGCCTCAAGAAGCGCCCACGGAGCCACCAGCCAAGCTGCAAAGGATTATGCAGGTTGTAATCAATGGTTCAGAGGCCTCTGGAGCTCCTGTTCCCGTGATACATCCTCCAGGAAATGTGTCCAGCTTTACTGTGCTGTATGGCAATCCCGTGCAACTCCATAGAAGTCAGCGTCAAGGAGCCCTGATTATTGTCTTCATGCTGCCCCTGGGCATTGCCCTGCTCTTCCTCCTATTGTACTTGTACCTCCACTGCGAGCGACTCTTCCATTTGTCCTACTACGTCTCGGGTTTGCCCTGCTTTGGTGGCGGAGAAAAGACCTCTTCCCGGTTTGTGGATCATGTGGATATTGTCAGATATCCCATAGGTAATGGCTCTTCCCCAGTGGATCTGGAAGCGGATCCTTTGCCCGATGGCTATGAGACGCCTGTGAGTGGGGCTGCCTCCATTTGCAATTGCACGGGTAATCACAGGGAGAGTGCTTGTTCGAGGACCCACCATGTCACCTACGAGGCCTTGCCAGCCGAGCTGCCTTATCAACTGTATGCGGAGATCAAGGAGGATCAGGATCAGGAGGAGACGGAAGAGATGCTGGGAGCGAAACCAACGGCTCCCATATACGATCATCTGTCTTTTGAGGAGGAAGTAATGCCTAAGGAGAAGCAGGAAGAGACGAGGGAGATTTCTTAA